From Actinoplanes oblitus, a single genomic window includes:
- a CDS encoding MFS transporter, which translates to MIPARIDRLSWSPFHTRMILALGTAWVLDGLEITIASAIGPVLTEKETLALSSTQVGAIATVYLLGEVFGALFFGRLSDKLGRKNLFVVTLGVYLAGNALTALTWGNGIVAIIFLYLTRFIAGAGIGGEYAAINSAIDEMMPAKYRGRVDIGVNGTYWGGAILGTLGTFVLLNHMNLNLGWRLGFLIGPVIGACIWSLRRHLPESPRWLIMHGREAEAEQNIQQIERAVESSGQQLAPVDESKAIDIRPTQDHGYLSLLRVLFKQLPQRSILGATLMITQSFLYNAIFFTYTLVLTNFYGVDEKNAPLYLIAFAAGNLIGPLTIGHLFDVVGRRKMIAGTYLLSGLLLAISAFMFNAGMLNAITQTIAWCIIFFFASAGASSAYLTVSEIFPLEIRAQAIAVFFAIAQCFGAIGPVFYGALIGEGEDPGKLFIGYLIGAAVMAIGGIVEIFLGVDAEGKSLEDVATPLSAVTSRPRATG; encoded by the coding sequence TTGATCCCCGCACGCATCGACCGGCTCAGCTGGTCGCCGTTCCACACCCGAATGATCCTGGCGCTCGGCACCGCGTGGGTGCTGGACGGCCTGGAGATCACCATCGCGAGCGCTATCGGTCCGGTGCTGACCGAAAAGGAGACGCTCGCGCTCAGCAGCACCCAGGTCGGTGCGATAGCCACCGTCTACCTGCTCGGCGAGGTGTTCGGCGCGCTGTTCTTCGGCCGTCTCTCGGACAAGCTCGGTCGCAAGAACCTGTTCGTCGTGACCCTCGGCGTCTACCTGGCCGGTAACGCGCTCACGGCGCTCACCTGGGGCAACGGGATCGTTGCGATCATCTTCCTGTATCTGACCAGGTTCATCGCCGGTGCCGGCATCGGCGGCGAGTACGCCGCGATCAACTCGGCGATCGACGAGATGATGCCGGCGAAGTATCGCGGCCGGGTCGACATCGGCGTCAACGGCACCTACTGGGGTGGCGCGATCCTCGGCACGCTGGGGACGTTCGTGCTGCTCAACCACATGAACCTGAACCTCGGCTGGCGGCTCGGCTTCCTGATCGGCCCGGTCATCGGCGCCTGCATCTGGAGCCTGCGCCGGCACCTGCCGGAGAGCCCGCGGTGGCTGATCATGCACGGCCGGGAGGCCGAGGCGGAGCAGAACATCCAGCAGATCGAGCGGGCGGTGGAGTCGTCCGGCCAGCAGCTCGCGCCGGTCGACGAGAGCAAGGCGATCGACATCCGGCCGACCCAGGACCACGGCTATCTGTCGCTGCTCCGGGTGCTGTTCAAGCAGCTGCCACAGCGGTCGATCCTCGGCGCCACGCTGATGATCACGCAGTCGTTCCTGTACAACGCGATCTTCTTCACCTACACCCTGGTGCTGACCAACTTCTACGGGGTGGACGAGAAGAACGCGCCGCTCTACCTGATCGCCTTCGCGGCCGGGAACCTGATCGGCCCGCTGACCATCGGGCACCTGTTCGACGTGGTCGGCCGGCGCAAGATGATCGCCGGGACGTACCTGCTCTCCGGGTTGCTGCTGGCGATCAGCGCGTTCATGTTCAACGCCGGGATGCTGAACGCGATCACCCAGACCATCGCCTGGTGCATCATCTTCTTCTTCGCGTCGGCGGGTGCCAGCTCGGCGTACCTGACGGTGAGCGAGATCTTCCCGCTGGAGATCCGGGCGCAGGCCATCGCGGTGTTCTTCGCTATCGCGCAGTGCTTCGGCGCGATCGGGCCGGTCTTCTACGGCGCGCTGATCGGCGAGGGCGAGGACCCCGGCAAGCTCTTCATCGGCTACCTGATCGGCGCCGCGGTGATGGCCATCGGCGGCATCGTCGAGATCTTCCTGGGCGTCGACGCCGAAGGCAAATCCCTGGAAGACGTGGCAACCCCGCTCTCGGCGGTCACCAGCCGCCCACGAGCCACCGGCTGA
- a CDS encoding Gfo/Idh/MocA family protein gives MDSIGIGVIGLGWMGRVHTQAYLRLPRHYPGLPVPRLVAGADEVPGRAAGFGFATVTTDWRDLLDDPRIDAVSVTAPNFLHREIGAAVAATGRHLWIEKPVGLSVADARAIVGTGQVSVGFNYRHAPAVQRARAILRAGEIGSVTHARFRFFSDYAAAPDAALTWRFERERGGNGVLGDLGAHAVDLVRHLLGEIDAVVAADSAIFIPERPAPSGATTGHERGTGPLRPVRNDDWFAALLRTAGGARVVVEASRVAAGEQNHYGFTVHGTRGMLSWDFRRMGELVADGRTIFAGPGDGEYAAFQPGAGIAMSYDDLKVIEAALFLRSITEGNPHGATLHDAIRAAEVLEAVETFGR, from the coding sequence ATGGATTCGATCGGGATCGGCGTAATCGGTCTGGGATGGATGGGCCGGGTGCACACCCAGGCCTACCTCCGGCTGCCGCGGCACTATCCGGGGTTGCCGGTGCCCCGGCTGGTGGCCGGCGCCGACGAGGTGCCCGGCCGGGCGGCCGGGTTCGGCTTCGCGACGGTGACCACCGACTGGCGCGATCTGCTCGACGACCCGCGGATCGACGCGGTCAGCGTCACCGCGCCCAACTTCCTGCACCGCGAGATCGGCGCGGCGGTCGCGGCGACCGGCCGGCACCTCTGGATCGAGAAGCCGGTCGGGCTGAGCGTCGCCGACGCGCGGGCCATCGTCGGAACCGGTCAGGTCAGCGTCGGCTTCAACTACCGCCACGCGCCCGCCGTGCAGCGGGCCCGGGCGATCCTGCGGGCCGGCGAGATCGGCTCGGTCACGCACGCCCGGTTCCGCTTCTTCAGTGACTACGCGGCCGCCCCGGACGCCGCGCTGACCTGGCGGTTCGAACGGGAGCGCGGCGGCAACGGAGTGCTCGGCGACCTCGGTGCGCACGCCGTCGACCTGGTCCGGCACCTGCTCGGCGAGATCGACGCGGTGGTGGCCGCGGACAGCGCGATCTTCATCCCGGAGCGGCCGGCGCCGAGCGGCGCCACCACCGGCCACGAGCGTGGCACCGGTCCGCTGCGGCCGGTGCGGAACGACGACTGGTTCGCGGCGCTGCTGCGGACCGCCGGCGGCGCCCGGGTGGTGGTCGAGGCGAGCCGGGTCGCGGCCGGCGAGCAGAACCACTACGGCTTCACCGTGCACGGCACGCGAGGCATGCTGAGCTGGGACTTCCGGCGGATGGGCGAGCTGGTGGCGGACGGCCGCACGATCTTCGCGGGACCCGGCGACGGCGAGTACGCGGCGTTCCAGCCGGGCGCCGGCATCGCGATGAGCTACGACGACCTGAAGGTGATCGAGGCGGCGCTGTTCCTGCGTTCGATCACCGAGGGAAACCCGCACGGCGCGACGCTGCACGACGCGATCCGGGCCGCCGAGGTCCTGGAGGCCGTCGAGACGTTCGGCCGCTGA